In Trichoderma atroviride chromosome 2, complete sequence, one DNA window encodes the following:
- a CDS encoding uncharacterized protein (EggNog:ENOG41~BUSCO:EOG092D3039~TransMembrane:6 (i353-373o385-405i582-606o612-631i776-798o868-897i)), protein MAATADPISPVPSTAISSSSSAHPTRKNSSTSLAELTEDEVVHNGNRHGYGNTNGNRHGYMNGSKNGHDKENEYGHETANGSPAISRRSSNNNFRQRDSGSDMQRQRSSSGTMKRDPSHDNVQKLSAAEMQQLTSEPKSLPIAPAPDFVQEREAIRQSLMRPPEQPHADGFQRPNGLAAETRTVSGWLPREARAPMRRSASANRTVSTPPTTRDVQGLGIQAPASPPRRLSFVPGTRPQGLNLNLDGAANAGTTGSVVSPPIKTGPPTFASQQPGPIQPASSGIRPPSPIPPMIPLPPMSIPTHLQLELSQQRPSPLYIHQSYTNDIPYESHAVKFERLKNVLLIPPFLERTLYFGALACLDAWLHTFTILPIRFTMALAVLVQWWMYVIFKEVKWLVGFVWYGLGRVWRRARAVRGRRISDASDSARSRSCSRASEVSVDGASPGIRHRSNGRMRTDSRARGASDAAGTKTPSLPARSNPGPKSGIFRHRRTKSTPSNLSSFHKADLLQGAVIICSSLVLMKLDASRMYHLIRAQSAIKLYVVYNILEVGDKLLSALGQDILECLFSSETLSRNASGRSKILLPLGMFVLALIYCVLHSVALYYQVITLNVAVNSYSNALLTLLLSNQFVEIKSTVFKRFEKDSLFQLTCADIVERFHLWVMLLIIGMRNIVEVGGLSIPGASMSDDAPTKAAPLHSASILPHSFTVLPSWVMSGEVLSPFLIVVGSEMLVDTIKHAYVTKFNNIKPKFYNRILDILCKDYYTNAFTAPALTRRLGLAVIPLSCLFIRASIQTYHMLLSAHVPMPLHISTQTSLTEASATPSSPAMIAALNRFDTLIRDSLGRATYGYPYDHPLNSRPWYRWTSDDAIAAITMVVVFFIIFLVLLILKLLLGMILLKYARNRYAKMKQKEALVAAGQAEWDNYKANGIRVGGFGQVEVTEDKRRWINADPTEGLKKKKKERDDRKPTNVEGDYQGVFRYDMVEKRIW, encoded by the exons ATGGCAGCGACCGCAGACCCCATCAGTCCCGTGCCCTCGACGGCcatttcaagctcttcctctgcgCATCCGACCCGGAAGAACTCGTCCACCAGCCTGGCCGAGCTGACGGAAGATGAAGTGGTTCATAACGGCAACAGGCATGGATATGGAAATACGAATGGGAACAGGCATGGATACATGAATGGCAGCAAGAATGGGCACGACAAAGAGAATGAATATGGGCACGAGACCGCAAATGGAAGCCCTGCCATCAGCAGGAGATCGAGCAACAACAACTTCAGGCAGAGAGACTCTGGCAGCGACATGCagaggcagcgcagcagcagcggcaccatGAAGAGGGACCCAAGCCACGACAACGTCCAGAAGCTGAGCGCCgccgagatgcagcagctgacTAGCGAGCCCAAATCGCTTCCCATTGCGCCCGCGCCAGACTTTGTCCAGGAGCGAGAGGCCATTCGACAGTCTCTGATGAGGCCACCGGAGCAGCCCCATGCCGACGGATTCCAGCGGCCGAATGGCCTGGCGGCAGAGACCCGGACAGTCAGCGGATGGCTGCCCAGAGAAGCCCGAGCTCCAATGCGTCGCTCTGCGTCAGCGAATAGGACCGTATCGACGCCGCCGACGACCCGAGATGTTCAAGGCCTTGGTATCCAGGCGCCTGCGTCACCGCCGCGACGACTGTCATTTGTTCCTGGGACACGCCCTCAGGGGCTGAACCTCAACCTGGACGGAGCCGCAAACGCAGGCACAACCGGAAGCGTGGTATCACCGCCCATCAAGACCGGGCCACCAACTTTTGCGTCACAGCAGCCCGGACCTATCCAACCTGCAAGCTCCGGCATCCGGCCGCCGTCTCCCATCCCGCCCATGATTCCGCTCCCGCCAATGTCGATCCCTACGCATCTTCAACTTGAACTGTCCCAACAGCGCCCAAGCCCTCTTTATATCCACCAGTCCTATACCAACGATATTCCGTACGAGTCTCACGCCGTCAAGTTCGAACGTCTGAAGAACGTCCTCCTGATACCCCCATTTCTGGAGCGAACGCTGTATTTTGGTGCGCTGGCCTGCTTGGATGCCTGGCTGCACACCTTTACCATTCTCCCCATCAGGTTTACCATGGCCCTCGCCGTCTTGGTGCAATGGTGGATGTATGTCATCTTTAAGGAAGTCAAGTGGCTGGTTGGCTTTGTCTGGTATGGCCTCGGGCGAGTATGGCGCCGGGCTCGAGCAGTGCGCGGTCGAAGAATTAGTGATGCGTCCGACAGCGCCAGATCGCGCAGCTGTAGTAGAGCCAGCGAGGTCTCCGTGGACGGCGCATCGCCTGGCATTCGGCACCGCTCCAATGGAAGGATGCGAACCGATTCACGCGCTCGCGGTGCAAGTGATGCTGCCGGGACCAAGACACCGTCGCTCCCAGCTCGCAGCAATCCGGGACCGAAGTCGGGCATCTTTCGGCACCGACGGACAAAGTCGACGCCGTCCAACCTCTCGTCCTTCCACAAGGCCGATTTGCTCCAGGGCGCAGTCATCATATGTAGCTCTCTCGTGCTGATGAAACTGGACGCCAGCCGAATGTATCACCTTATCCGCGCGCAGTCGGCCATCAAGCTGTACGTCGTGTACAATATCCTCGAGGTTGGAGATAAACTACTCTCAGCCCTGGGCCAAGACATCCTCGAGTGTCTGTTTAGCTCAGAGACCCTATCCCGTAATGCGTCTGGCCGGTCCAAGATTCTCCTGCCGCTGGGCATGTTTGTGCTTGCTTTGATATACTGCGTACTCCATTCCGTGGCCCTGTATTACCAAGTCATTACCCTCAACGTGGCCGTCAACTCCTATTCCAATGCCCTCCTTACGTTACTCCTATCCAACCAATTTGTCGAGATCAAAAGCACGGTTTTCAAGCGCTTCGAGAAAGATAGTCTGTTCCAGCTTACCTGCGCGGATATAGTAGAGCGCTTCCATCTCTGGGTCATGCTGCTCATCATCGGCATGCGAAATATTGTCGAAGTGGGCGGCCTCTCTATCCCGGGAGCCAGTATGAGCGATGACGCTCCCACCAAAGCGGCGCCTCTCCACTCGGCAAGCATCCTCCCTCACAGCTTTACCGTGCTTCCATCCTGGGTCATGTCGGGAGAGGTTCTCTCACCGTTTCTCATTGTCGTAGGCAGCGAGATGCTGGTAGACACCATCAAACACGCTTATGTGACAAAGTTTAACAACATCAAACCAAAGTTCTACAACAGGATCCTCGACATCCTATGCAAAGACTACTATACCAAT GCCTTCACAGCTCCCGCTCTCACGAGAAGACTCGGTCTCGCCGTCATCCCTCTATCCTGCCTCTTCATCCGCGCCTCCATCCAAACATACCACATGCTCCTATCCGCCCATGTTCCTATGCCTCTCCATATATCGACCCAGACGTCTCTAACAGAAGCATCCGCAACGCCCTCCTCTCCCGCCATGATTGCAGCCCTCAACCGCTTCGACACTCTTATCCGCGACTCTCTAGGCCGCGCCACTTACGGATATCCTTATGACCATCCGCTCAACTCGCGCCCCTGGTACAGATGGACCTCGGATGATGCCATTGCAGCCATCACCATGGtagtcgtcttcttcatcatcttcctcgtgcTCCTTATTCTCAAACTCCTCCTCGGAATGATCCTCCTCAAGTACGCCCGCAACCGCTAcgccaagatgaagcagaaggaAGCTCTCGTTGCCGCTGGACAAGCGGAATGGGACAACTACAAGGCTAATGGGATACGAGTGGGTGGCTTTGGACAGGTAGAAGTCACAGAAGACAAGCGTCGCTGGATAAACGCCGATCCCACGGaagggctgaagaagaagaagaaggaaagggaCGATAGGAAGCCGACAAATGTGGAAGGGGATTATCAGGGCGTGTTTCGATATGACATGGTGGAAAAGAGGATTTGGTGA
- a CDS encoding uncharacterized protein (EggNog:ENOG41~TransMembrane:1 (i91-109o)) produces MSRFSRYDTDEERLPEGMTRVGYDADTQVYTFQDADGSYWESAPGSQYGRLTRVGSGPADHGDDDSDSDPFLAGQAAAQPKVSWRHDMMPLLNFGVLVGLSLLVLFWFIGRKPAEEKLEVVTCEHSVTIQENDNCWDIAQAAGMSVDEILGMNTGLDCGKLVIGHTICLKRGDVKEAVE; encoded by the coding sequence ATGTCTCGATTCTCCCGCTACGACACCGACGAAGAGCGCCTCCCCGAGGGCATGACCCGCGTCGGATACGATGCCGACACTCAGGTCTACACTTTTCAGGACGCCGACGGGAGCTACTGGGAATCCGCGCCGGGCTCTCAGTACGGACGCCTGACGAGAGTCGGATCCGGCCCAGCCGAccatggcgacgacgacagcgatTCGGATCCGTTCCTCGCGGGCCAGGCCGCAGCGCAACCGAAAGTTTCGTGGCGGCACGAcatgatgccgctgctgaatTTCGGAGTCTTGGTCGGACTGTCGCTGCTTGTGCTCTTTTGGTTCATTGGGCGCAAGCCggcggaggagaagctggaggttGTTACGTGCGAGCATAGCGTGACGATTCAGGAGAATGATAATTGTTGGGATATTGCGCAGGCGGCGGGGATGAgtgttgatgagattttGGGGATGAATACGGGGTTGGATTGTGGGAAGCTTGTGATTGGGCATACGATTTGTTTGAAGAGGGGGGATGTGAAGGAGGCGGTGGAGTGA
- a CDS encoding uncharacterized protein (BUSCO:EOG092D0FWO): MDREKLAQLLQASQVPNTEQVKAVTADLQKNYYSKPESLLALIEIALTNADNAVRQLASVQALRLVNKFWKKTAQDQKPLVRSHLLEGTLKETSAANRHSLARLVAGIVGEDMEQGDGEDFLAQLLPLNTSDNVVHREVGSFVLYAMLEDDPAHFSDHTDQLLQLFQARINDESKEVRMNIVRAIGAILMLVDPEEDPKALTIMQGFVPSLVNILKATVEAGDEESYGAVFDVFHSFIAYDSALLNLHLRDLLMFMIELAGNTNAEDDPRSQALGFLIQTVSFRRMKIQAMKDLGAELMVKAMHIVIDLDSEDEEDMSPARVAISLIDQLANELPPRQVIVPLLEQFPVFATNQDPRYRMAAMLALGNAAEGAPDFISTQLQPLLPSIINLLCDSETKVRHAALVGLIHLAEEMADEMVSHHQQIIEAVLKNLESASQGPSDKTNISIIRCACGALDTFGDGIDTKIMAQYGPALIGPMVKLLDHNDYGVKAAAASALGAIAASMEKEFQPYFENVMKSLGNFVMIKDSEDAMNLRSSTCDSLGRIALAVGPEAFQPYVMDLMKASEEALSLDNPRLKETSFILWSNLSKVYHEQFEHFLGGVFQGIFASLELEEEELDIPGIDPSQLDDGHIVIGGKRIKVKTPQSEEDLTIATGGEAEDEWDDIEDLADLAGGTTAVAMEQEIALDVLGDVISNSCNMNNLETYVEKTIEKVLPFTDHDYEGCRKTAISTLWRIYARVFQVWEEGSGVKWEPGMPPKPTPPASIAKIGETLHEATMTIWANDSDRSVVTDINRNVAATLKACGPAVLTAKDGMLQEVISVVTLLITRSHPCQLDLGDEDEEQEVEDAGSSEYDWLAIDTALDVVVGLAAALGPAFGELWKIFEKPIYKMASSTEDLQRSTAVGTIAELVKYTGEAITPYTESIGQALIRRLSDPDALTKSNSAYAIGLLIFNSTDTAKTVPIYPQLWEKFEPMLAMRDMHITDNVAGALSRMILKHADAGFVAQALPAIVAALPLQEEYEENEPIYQAIHTLYDQSNETVQQLTPQLIGIFEKVLSPPQEQLEPETRQIISQTVKALYGAKPDLFANNPNLLSLVQ; this comes from the exons ATGGACAGGGAAAAGCTCGCCCAGTTGCTGCAGGCCAGCCAAGTTC cCAACACGGAACAGGTCAAGGCTGTCACGGCCGACCTCCAGAAGAACTACTACTCCAAGCCCGAGTCTCTTCTGGCGCTCATCGAGATCGCTCTTACAAACGCAGACAATGCTGTGCGACAGCTGGCCTCTGTCCAGGCCCTGCGCCTGGTGAACAAGTtctggaagaagacggcccAAGACCAGAAGCCTCTTGTCCGCTCCCACCTGCTGGAGGGCACTCTGAAGGAGACGTCGGCGGCCAACCGCCACTCTCTGGCGCGTCTGGTCGCCGGCATCGTTGGCGAGGACATGGAGcagggcgacggcgaggacttcctggcccagctgctgcccctcAACACCAGCGACAACGTCGTGCACCGCGAGGTCGGCTCGTTCGTCCTGTATGCCATGCTCGAGGACGATCCCGCCCACTTCAGCGACCACACcgaccagctgctgcagctcttccAGGCTCGCATCAACGACGAAAGCAAGGAGGTGCGCATGAACATTGTGCGTGCTATTGGCGCCATCCTCATGCTCGTTGACCCCGAGGAGGACCCCAAGGCCCTCACCATCATGCAGGGATTCGTCCCCAGCTTGGTCAACATCCTCAAGGCCACCGTCGAGGCCGGTGACGAGGAGAGCTACGGCGCCGTCTTTGACGTCTTCCACTCCTTCATCGCCTACGACTCTGCGCTTCTCAACCTCCACCTGCGCGACCTGCTCATGTTCATGATTGAGCTTGCTGGCAACACCAACGCTGAGGATGACCCTCGTTCTCAGGCCCTTGGCTTCCTCATCCAGACCGTCTCTTTCCGCCGCATGAAGATCCAGGCCATGAAGGATCTCGGTGCCGAGCTCATGGTCAAGGCCATGCACATCGTCATTGATCTGGActctgaagacgaagaggacatGTCGCCTGCTAGAGTGGCCATCAGCCTGATTGACCAGCTGGCCAACGAGCTCCCTCCTCGCCAGGTCATTGTGCCCCTTCTGGAGCAGTTCCCCGTCTTTGCCACCAACCAAGACCCGCGCTACCGTATGGCCGCTATGCTGGCTTTGGGCAATGCCGCTGAGGGCGCTCCTGATTTCATCTCAAcccagctccagcctcttctgccttccatcatcaacctgCTCTGCGACTCTGAGACCAAGGTCCGACATGCTGCTCTGGTCGGTCTTATCCACCTTGCTGAGGAAATGGCCGACGAGATGGTTTCACACCACCAGCAAATCATTGAGGCTGTCTTGAAGAACCTTGAGTCTGCCTCCCAGGGTCCTTCTGACAAGACcaacatcagcatcatccgATGCGCCTGTGGTGCTCTCGATACCTTTGGTGATGGTATCGACACCAAGATCATGGCTCAGTACGGCCCTGCCCTGATTGGCCCTATGGTTAAGCTGCTTGACCACAACGACTATGGtgtcaaggctgctgctgcctccgcTCTGGGTGCTATTGCTGCATCTATGGAGAAGGAGTTCCAGCCCTACTTCGAGAATGTCATGAAGTCTCTCGGTAACTTCGTCATGATCAAGGATAGTGAGGATGCCATGAACCTGCGAAGCTCCACTTGCGACAGCTTGGGCCGCATTGCTCTGGCTGTTGGCCCTGAGGCCTTCCAGCCTTACGTTATGGATCTCATGAAGGCCAGCGAGGAGGCTCTTAGCCTCGACAACCCCAGACTCAAGGAGACCAGCTTCATCCTATGGTCCAACCTGTCCAAGGTCTACCACGAGCAGTTCGAGCACTTCCTTGGCGGCGTCTTCCAGGGCATCTTTGCCTCTctggagcttgaagaggaggagctcgACATTCCTGGCATTGATCCCAGCCAGCTTGACGATGGCCACATTGTCATTGGCGGCAAGCGCATCAAGGTTAAGACCCCTCAGAGCGAAGAGGATCTTACTATTGCCACTGGAGGCGAAGCTGAGGATGAGTGGGATGATATTGAAGATCTTGCAGATCTCGCTGGCGGCACCACTGCCGTTGCCATGGAGCAGGAGATTGCCCTTGATGTCCTTGGAGATGTCATTTCCAACTCTTGCAACATGAACAACCTCGAGACCTACGTCGAGAAGACCATTGAGAAGGTTCTGCCCTTTACCGACCACGACTACGAAGGCTGCCGCAAGACTGCCATTTCTACCCTGTGGCGCATCTATGCCCGCGTCTTCCAGGTCTGGGAAGAGGGCTCTGGCGTCAAGTGGGAGCCTGGCATGCCCCCCAAGCCCACTCCTCCTGCATCAATCGCCAAGATTGGTGAGACTCTTCACGAGGCTACCATGACTATCTGGGCCAACGACAGCGACCG ATCCGTCGTCACCGACATCAACCGCAACGTTGCCGCCACTCTCAAGGCTTGTGGTCCTGCAGTCCTGACTGCCAAGGATGGCATGCTGCAAGAGGTCATCTCCGTCGTCACTCTTCTGATCACTCGCTCTCACCCTTGCCAGCTGGAtcttggcgatgaggacgaggagcaggaggTCGAGGACGCTGGATCTTCAGAGTACGACTGGCTTGCCATTGACACCGCCCTGGATGTCGTTGTTGGCCTCGCCGCTGCTCTGGGCCCCGCTTTCGGCGAGCTCTGGAAGATTTTCGAGAAGCCCATCTACAAGATGGCCAGCTCTACTGAGGACCTCCAGCGATCGACTGCTGTTGGCACTATTGCCGAGCTTGTTAAGTACACCGGCGAGGCAATTACCCCATACACCGAGTCTATTGGACAGGCCTTGATCCGCCGACTGTCTGATCCTGATGCCTTGACCAAGTCCAACTCCGCCTACGCTATCGGTCTGTTGATCTTCAACTCCACCGATACCGCCAAGACGGTCCCTATCTACCCTCAGCTTTGGGAGAAGTTTGAGCCAATGCTGGCCATGCGCGACATGCACATTACGGACAACGTCGCCGGAGCCCTGTCTCGAATGATTCTCAAGCACGCTGATGCTGGGTTTGTTGCCCAGGCCCTCCCCGCCATTGTGGCTGCCCTGCCTCTCCAGGAGGAGTACGAGGAGAACGAGCCCATTTACCAGGCCATTCACACTCTCTACGATCAGTCCAACGAAACTGTCCAGCAGCTGACTCCCCAGCTGATTGGCATTTTCGAAAAGGTCCTGTCTCCTCCccaggagcagctcgagccCGAGACCCGCCAGATCATCTCTCAGACTGTGAAGGCACTCTACGGAGCCAAGCCGGACCTGTTTGCCAATAACCCCAACTTGCTGAGCCTCGTCCAGTAA
- a CDS encoding uncharacterized protein (EggNog:ENOG41), whose translation MFGEDGKLFVDWTSAAKTFAAGPKKAVVFSVIQMANVNTHSAFLYLSTVTGGNLFEIQDMAPDKISQLTIGILLTWMRLGKTTSNAEAKLGYLTRYESHADILTANTEEDPVLRKYIGKGHFSRTPFVLECLNNVKTEAVTLGQVPGLVKARGPRVESFADKYNNDPGYKSMAFSQLRLIIESNVSAISLNPVFGSLWRAACNDRLNPGRDELLNLFSFHVDKISDDTEKARMKAWLAESYNYADEIRDVIKAVAPEDRFPMLFLDPTADFGFVEDADGDGRRLQDFTRAELLEIGRSCDYKILRRLGKVLARLTFVASKKELPHHIKTKDPKVSVPCVPLALAKEQYGREFWKILLHAVLPGTKLGARPASLLAALALRMGIVPLRGVADEALIAFGANWNKLDVPETWNLGCLNLLLDADKDYEKRVAQGVTVRSSEEARILSAKDRDTFRALVDYKMLELNLDTALEAQITWTPEKTKVALGPLVICKKCKFPRSVTIMAARGVCGLCDIESNGCSCHACAVVEGHEERKKVNVSKGQTEQSEAYWVECGQTSCRAQYVVYNQNDLRVRPKCYYCRHTSPSYKKEKESVRQDLGQAPTVECFKCLGRIIWPKEYRPDDLDMAAYQCPACVAGKKTVVGEETTARKLSSENSWDWLLKNEDKTIRDPFNGRTVFYIASHSNLDDLDTKVEILPSANQDGFTIRGKQVRNPDEIKASLLSWVSSRRTEAATCSLCFSSIRKSDALPACGRSGCHQLICGSCRDSWYGINTPGSILNMPALHCPFCRRRPAPKAISKYRLHQIGSLRAAMDDAGSWIYVWCKTCGFAKQYAERVCAAGMPAQLVDWTCEECKPECKPDLVVEKIRIRHCPGCGVATEKTYGCDHITCPCGVHWCYACGVESSEGDIYEHMEEEHGGLDWGG comes from the coding sequence ATgtttggagaagatggaaagctcTTTGTGGACTGGACATCGGCCGCAAAAACCTTTGCTGCTGGACCCAAAAAGGCCGTCGTTTTCAGTGTCATCCAAATGGCCAACGTCAATACACACTCGGCCTTTCTATATCTATCTACAGTCACAGGAGGAAATCTGTTTGAGATTCAGGATATGGCTCCCGACAAGATCTCTCAGTTGACGATTGGTATCTTGCTTACATGGATGAGATTGGGCAAGACGACTAGCAATGCAGAGGCCAAACTGGGATACCTGACGCGGTACGAATCCCATGCGGATATACTGACGGCCAACACCGAGGAGGACCCCGTACTGCGGAAGTATATCGGAAAGGGCCACTTTTCGCGGACTCCATTTGTTCTTGAATGTCTCAACAACGTCAAAACCGAGGCTGTGACTCTTGGTCAAGTGCCTGGCTTGGTCAAGGCACGCGGCCCAAGAGTTGAGAGCTTCGCCGACAAGTACAACAACGATCCAGGTTACAAGTCCATGGCGTTTAGTCAACTCCGACTTATTATTGAGAGCAATGTGTCGGCTATATCTCTAAACCCTGTTTTCGGGAGCCTATGGCGAGCAGCCTGCAATGACAGACTAAACCCCGGCAGAGACGAGCTTCTGAACCTGTTTAGCTTTCATGTGGACAAAATCTCGGATGACACTGAAAAGGCGCGTATGAAGGCGTGGCTTGCCGAGTCTTACAATTACGCCGATGAGATTAGAGATGTTATCAAGGCTGTTGCTCCTGAAGATCGCTTCCcaatgctcttcttggatCCTACAGCAGACTTTGGGTTCgtggaagatgctgatggtgatggaagaCGATTGCAGGACTTTACTCGAGCTGAACTGCTTGAAATTGGAAGATCATGCGACTACAAGATTCTCCGGCGTTTGGGCAAGGTGCTGGCCCGTCTGACTTTTGTCGCCTCCAAGAAGGAGCTCCCCCATCACATTAAAACAAAGGACCCCAAGGTATCTGTGCCGTGTGTGCCTCTCGCTCTTGCAAAGGAACAATATGGCCGAGAGTTTTGGAAGATACTCCTGCATGCTGTTCTCCCCGGCACAAAGCTGGGTGCTCGCCCTGCCTCGCTGCTTGCTGCCCTTGCTCTTCGCATGGGTATTGTTCCTCTGCGCGGTGTGGCTGACGAGGCACTTATCGCCTTTGGTGCCAACTGGAATAAGTTGGACGTGCCGGAGACGTGGAATTTGGGATGTCTCAATCTTTTGTTGGACGCCGACAAGGACTATGAGAAGAGAGTTGCTCAAGGTGTTACGGTCAGGTCTTCGGAAGAGGCTAGAATTCTTTCAGCCAAGGACCGCGATACTTTCAGGGCGCTGGTGGACtacaagatgctggagctaAACTTGGATACTGCTCTCGAGGCTCAAATCACCTGGACCCCAGAGAAGACCAAGGTAGCTCTGGGTCCGCTCGTCATTTGCAAAAAGTGCAAGTTTCCTCGCTCTGTTACCATCATGGCCGCTCGAGGTGTTTGCGGCTTGTGCGATATCGAAAGCAATGGCTGTTCTTGCCATGCATGCGCCGTTGTAGAAGGCCATGAAGAGCGCAAGAAGGTTAACGTTTCCAAGGGCCAGACCGAGCAATCGGAGGCATACTGGGTTGAATGTGGGCAGACCTCCTGCAGAGCCCAGTACGTAGTCTACAACCAAAATGACCTGCGCGTGCGCCCCAAATGCTATTATTGTCGACATACTAGTCCGAgctataagaaagaaaaggaaagtgTCCGACAGGATCTCGGACAGGCGCCAACGGTTGAGTGCTTCAAATGTTTGGGTCGAATAATCTGGCCTAAAGAATATCGACCTGATGACCTCGACATGGCGGCCTACCAGTGTCCTGCATGTGTTGCCGGCAAAAAGACTGTTGTTGGAGAGGAGACGACTGCACGAAAGCTGAGCAGTGAGAACAGCTGGGACTGGCTTCTCAAGAACGAGGATAAGACGATCAGGGATCCTTTCAATGGTCGGACTGTCTTTTATATCGCCTCCCACAGCAATCTTGACGACCTGGATACCAAGGTAGAGATTCTTCCTTCTGCTAACCAGGATGGTTTCACCATTCGTGGAAAGCAAGTGCGCAATCCTGACGAAATCAAAGCGTCTCTCTTGAGCTGGGTGAGCTCACGGCGAACTGAAGCAGCCACTtgcagcctctgcttctccagcattCGAAAGAGCGATGCCCTCCCTGCTTGTGGACGTTCGGGCTGCCATCAACTCATCTGTGGTAGCTGTCGCGATAGCTGGTATGGCATCAACACTCCTGGCAGTATCCTCAACATGCCCGCCCTTCACTGTCCCTTTTGTCGCAGGCGTCCCGCCCCCAAGGCCATCAGCAAGTACCGCCTGCACCAGATTGGCAGTCTCCGCGCTGCCATGGACGATGCTGGCTCGTGGATCTACGTCTGGTGTAAGACGTGCGGCTTTGCGAAACAGTACGCCGAGAGAGTATGTGCTGCTGGGATGCCAGCCCAGTTGGTGGACTGGACATGCGAAGAGTGTAAGCCTGAGTGTAAGCCTGATTTGGTGGTGGAGAAGATCCGTATTCGACACTGTCCTGGGTGTGGCGTGGCGACGGAGAAGACGTATGGGTGCGATCACATTACTTGTCCTTGCGGCGTGCACTGGTGTTATGCGTGTGGTGTTGAGAGTTCAGAAGGGGATATCTATGAGCAtatggaagaggagcatgGAGGGCTTGATTGGGGGGGCTGA
- a CDS encoding uncharacterized protein (EggNog:ENOG41) produces MLDAAQATPGLDYSVLKQVPGILSSHIAIKSPSLRERSYGYGWIRTQLPGVVGLVRDNAGLWDMKDSPVLGTPDQLLLMIYHQGSTVGYYTFIALFPGSKSAIAVLTNSIAVSDAADWIDRIFIRALFDLRDNNDYVKLAEEGNKRVIKSYQDRINAGDELREKHDGGQQISRLEAYVGRYNNPTCHRYMARP; encoded by the exons ATGTTGGACGCAGCCCAAGCTACACCAGGACTCGACTATTCGGTATTGAAACAAGTACCAGGAATCTTGAGCAGTCATATTGCGATTAAGAGTCCCTCTTTGAGAGAGCGGTCCTATGGTTACGGCTGGATTCGAACTCAGCTCCCTGGCGTTGTTGGCTTGGTGAGAGACAATGCCGGACTATGGGACATGAAAGACAGCCCAGTTCTTGGCACGCCGGACCAGCTACTCTTGATGATTTACCATCAAGGAAGCACGGTCGGCTACTACACGTTTATAGCTCTGTTTCCTGGTAGCAAATCGGCTATAGCTGTTCTCACCAACTCTATCGCTGTTAGTGACGCAGCAGATTGGATTGACCGAATCTTCATTCGAGCCTTGTTTGATCTTCGAGATAACAATGACTACGTCAAATTGGCAGAggaaggaaacaaaagagtCATCAAGAGTTATCAAGATAGGATCAACGCAGGGGATGAGTTGAGGGAGAAGCATGATGGCGGTCAGCAAATATCCAGGTTAGAAGCTTATGTCGGCAGATACAACAACCCAA CTTGTCACCGATATATGGCCCGTCCTTGA